The window TTCAATGAAAGTGTTGCACAAATAAAACAACATTTCTTTATATCTTCCTACTACAATTAGGGAAAACTAGAGAAGGAATAGAACATTACCTTTCCTCAGAATTGAGGTACAAGAAGAACCTTTCCAACATTCGTGTGTGAGGTTTACTATTCGTAGTAAAGGATAATATTACTAAATAATTTCTTATAAAAAATAGCCTTAGATGGTATTTCTAAGGCTTACTACTTGCTTACTGGCATTTTTTACACTTAGCAGCTATTCTGCTCTAATCTGCGTTCTAAAAGTCAAAGAGCTTTATTCCCGATAATCTGTGCGACTAACCACATCTGGCTCTCGATATGCATTAGTTTCTATACGGCTTTTTTTACGAGATAAGCCAAACAAACCAAATAAACCAATTAACCCTAACCATCCCCAATCAAAACCATCATCAGCGTACACAACTCTTGTAGGCGGAACCACAGGGGCTGCTGGAACAGTAGTTACTGGAGTTGGAGCGCAAGCAGAAAGAGTTAGAAACAAAACTACTGCACTCAGTATTAGAGCGCCAGCACTAACAATTTTAGAAAATTTAAGACGCTTCATCTTCAAAATCCCTTCTCATAGCTGAAATATCAAATTAACTGTTTTGCAGCACTTTGGCAAAAGAAGTAATAAACCTTCTTTAAGAAGACTTAAATATGTGCTTGTCATTACAGAAGAGCTTGTGTTTTGATTTATCTTCTTACTTCAGGGTCGCGATAAGCTGTGGGTTCAGAACGCTTTTTCCCTGCTAAACCTGCTAAACCAAACAAACCAATTAATCCTAACCAACCCCAATCAAAATCATCATCTTCATAAATATCTTCTGATACCACTCCAGGCGCAGTTACTTGAGCATGAGCAGATAGAGATAAGGGTAAAATTGTTGTTGCTGCTGTTAGCAAGCTTACTGCAGTTGCTTTAAGTAAAAAAGAGCTTTTCATTACTAGTTTCTCCTTGCCGAAATTATTACAAAAATCTATTTAACAATTTATCGTTTAGTTATTTTGATAAAATCAATCTTAAGCTATAAAACTAGAACTTTATATTCCAACTAAGGGCAGACAAAGTAATTGATAGTTTTAAATTTATTGCTATCTTTTACATTCATAAATAAGTTTACAAAAGCGTAAATGTATTTTTTTCAATACCCTTAAACTAAGTAAATTTATGTACAAAGGCTATTTTTATCAGGA of the Gloeocapsopsis sp. IPPAS B-1203 genome contains:
- a CDS encoding WGxxGxxG family protein; the encoded protein is MKRLKFSKIVSAGALILSAVVLFLTLSACAPTPVTTVPAAPVVPPTRVVYADDGFDWGWLGLIGLFGLFGLSRKKSRIETNAYREPDVVSRTDYRE
- a CDS encoding WGxxGxxG family protein is translated as MKSSFLLKATAVSLLTAATTILPLSLSAHAQVTAPGVVSEDIYEDDDFDWGWLGLIGLFGLAGLAGKKRSEPTAYRDPEVRR